Below is a genomic region from Rhododendron vialii isolate Sample 1 chromosome 5a, ASM3025357v1.
CGAGAGAGAATTCAGAGATCGTTCCTCCAGTTAATCGCACACCATTCGATCATGTGATTGTTCCCATAGGAAAGGTGGGCAAATGAAAATGTGGCTAAAGTGAGGTTAAAAGGCCGTGCTAACTTTTGCAACAGAAGGAAGGGTTATTTTACAGTTTGAGGGTGGATTTAGCACTTTCAAGAGCCACATCAGTCTCCACATACCATGAAGTGGGTAGGACTGTCATGGATTGGTAGTGCTTTTTTAGGATTGTATAGATTGTGATGATACATTAAGTGGAGGTTTCTTGAACCTTGGATGAGGTTTGTCTGTTTGTGGCAACGTACAGACGTACAATGGCAAACCTAAATATATCGTTACCACACAAGTAAAAGTTGGTGAGATGGATTTGAGTTGACACAAGGAGTGGTTGATGTGGGTGCTAAGAAATTGAAGTTATAAGCAGAATTATGGCAATGGAAGCTGAAGACGATGAAAGGGCCAAATCTAATCCTCCTCAGCATGTTGTTTGATCCTTTGTCGCAATTGGGGTTTGTTACGTTTGTATTTGTGGGTGTTTTTGTGGATTCGGGGTCTATTGTATCTCTTTGTGGTTGGGTGGAGctcttttttgggtgttttggtgtATCTTTTATGTTGGCACCTTGCCAATCCAAGGTTGTTATTTCCTCTTTCGGTCTTAGAGGCATATGATCTTTGTTGCTGGCGTTTGCCATTTCTTTGGTTTGCCTTTTAATCATTGTAATTTGcttccaaagattaataaattcttctttttctgttcaaaaaaataataacttgaGATTGATGCCTCATCAACTGAAGGGCTCTTCGAGGAACAGTCGAACAGATAAGGGGTATGGAAAGCATACTTGTGGTTTTTCTGTAGGTTGGGTGTTTAGAGTGTCCATTTCTGTTTTGCTGACTTAATTTGGGTATGTCATGTGattattttggggtattgtaaTATTTTACCTTTTTCTGCTATGTGTACTCTAGCAATAATAAGCTTAAGTTTGAGGGTGACTTTTGGAAGACCTAGTTGAGGATATTTCATGATTTGCTACCGAAAGAAAACTTCTTACTTGAGTTCCTCTTTTTCCCGTACTTGGTTCTCCTCGGTTTTTCCTTTTAAGGTGATAAATTGCGAGATTGATTGCTAAAAGGTTCGGGAATAAGTTAACAAGTTGGAAATGTTGCATTAGCGCAAGGGATGGGCTGATTTTGATTGAGAGAACTTTGTCTAGTCTTTTCCGAAGTGCTTTACGTGGGGCGATCACTAGAATAGAAGTTTGTAAATGATCTTAAATCAACTTAATGAAAGGAACAATCATGTCTAAGAAGATGCTGTGTTCATGTGAACTCGTCTGACATACCTCAACAGGAAGTCATTCTACCTATTCCTTCAGTTCAGCTACATGGATTCACTATTATCACATTGTAATACTACGAAATAAGAGGTGATTATAAACTTATCATGATAGAGTGAATGTCATGTTGATATAAATTATATAATTAAGAGGAACACTTTGTGAATCTTGTTAAGAGATGGTAAACTCTTGCTACCAGATTTTCGGTTTGTATAAGGTCGCTCTAAGGCTCTAACCTTATaatccctttcttttctctttcttcttaaATTTATAAAGTGAATATGGTACAGTAGTTACATGCCAATAGGTTCTTACTGCTTGTTTCTTCTTTGAATCATTTCTTAGAGACCAACAGTTGAAGTTACAGGTCACAAGGCCCATGGAGCTGTTCCTGAGCCTGGGTCTATTGTCATTGCTCGTGTAAGTTTTTCTTCACAATTGTTGTCCTTCTTCGTTAATGGCGAAAGGTCTAGCCTAGCGCTgcttatttttgcaaaaaaaatacgtCTATAGAAGACTTTTTTTGGGAAATCAAATGAATATGACCACATGCAAGAAGTGTTGTCCTTTTTTCATCTCTTGTCAACGAGTTATATTGTGCACAAGATGTTAgatgagaaaaaaagaacatagcAGAGGAAAGAACAAAAAGTGTCACGTGTGgacactttttgggtcctatcatcgtttAGCTTTTTTGCTGGGTCTGTCATTGTTGGGTGTGGGCTTGATttattttgttataaaatttgggatgggatgggatgggcccgctctgataccatgtagaaactttatattcatctcaaaatatttgaacaaaGGGTCTAGATTCTCCGGGGCAAGACAAAGGTGTTGCAACACATGCGGCTGGAAATCAAGGGCGAACGATCCGGACAAGAAACGATCGAGGGTTACTGCCTTATTGTGTTAGAAGGGGAACTGTTTCTTGTCCGGATCGTTCGCCCTTGATTTCCAGCCGCATGTGTTGCAACGCCTTTGTCCTGCCCCGGAGAATCTGGACCCTAcgttcaaatattttgagatggatataatgTTTCTACATGGTATTAGAGCCGGCCCATTCCATCCCAAACAATGTGGGACAACTACTCTAACATCTTGTTTTGGTGACCTGAACCTCACgttgtattcattttttgcTTGCTCATTATAGGTGACTAAAGTGATGGTTAGAATGGCTTCGGCTGACATAATGTGTGTTGGACCCAAATCTGTTCGAGAAAAGTTCACTGGCAGTATTAGGTAATTGGACTTGTTCTTAGTTATGGAGTGTTACTTGTTGAACCGTGAATTTAACATGGATTAGAATAATTTCTCATCATCATGATCACATAAATGTTTGATTATATTGTTGTAAACCTATTGTTACTTCTGTCTGTGAATGTAGTCTTTTATCCCCAATCAACATTATGGCAGCGTTATATTGACAAATTGGTAGTATTAAGCTGTCTTAATGTTTCTAGTTAGTCAGTGTGGTTTAGATTTTAACTTGTTAAAAGTTACGGAGGTTCCAGTTTTCACTATTATTGGATACCCAGTACCATAACAAGTTGCATGTTGTCTACGACTCTACTGTTATGCAATATGAAGCTTGAGCAATTTtggagatctctctctctctctctctctctctctctctcacacacacacacacaagtccCACTTtttgttctctccctctcttttggTGAGTGGTAGAAGAAGCACTTAAGGAAGAATAGTTCTCTAACGAAATGAACATTAAATGAGCCTTTATTTCATTTGAAATACGATGAGGGGGCTACTAAATAATGTTTTCACTGCAGGATAAATACAGATCTCACTAGGGTATCTGACTGATAGAAAAACTCATTAGGATATGTGAGCGTGTCTAATAACTAATATGATCGAATGTTTAGTTGTTAATTTGATATGTACAGTTTATGTTCATGTAATCCCTCTCAGTTATAGAAGAAGTATGTGACAAACTCTGTTTTGGTTCAATGTAATCAGGCAACAAGATGTTAGAGCAACTGAGATTGACAAGGTGGATATGCACTCGTCTTTCCGCCCTGGGGATATTGTTAGAGCTTTAGTTGTATCCTTTATGCTTGGGATTGCTCTGCTATTTTTATAAAATGAACCTGACAAACATATTGTCCTGTGAGATCTGCATAAACATGAATTGTGTTTCATACTTGCTCTTTTTACTGATAACAGTACTGGATTCTTAGTTTTTCCCATGGAAATACTAGTCCCTGTAGATGGTAAGCAGAACTTTGCCTCGTTCTGTTGGTGAACACAAGCCTACTTTAGATCCACCAAAATCCCCTTCTTGGTAAAATACTAAATAAAACGAAGAATCCAGATATAGTTCTTTAATTCAAGTGACGTTTGTCTCTCGTATCAGATAGGTAATTAAATTGATGATTCCGAATACTTAACTGGACTCAAAGTAGCAGGAGAGAAAACAGTGAATGCAAGCTCGGAAAGTGCTTGCgtatttgattttattttcttttacattttgCTAATTCCCATGTTCTGTAACTTTATTCCCCATTGTTCGTTGGCTTATGAAGCACTTATGTGCAATTAGGGCAAGCTTTTCAATTATTCTCTTTATAAGAATGCCATACAATTAATTTACCACGATAACATACATAGAGGTTTGTGTGTTGTCTCTCAAATGTCTTCCATCATGGACATCATAAGGAGTTATGAAGACCATGACGTTTTTCAACTGATGCTTTCAGGAATTGACACtgacaattatggaccaagttGTTGGCTATGAAACTCTTGCCTTTAGGTAATCAGAATCATCAGATAATGCATAAGTTTTATAGACATAAGAGAGAAGCATGAGCAACTCTATCTTTAATGATTCAGGATTGCTAATTCCTATTGATAGTACGATTCATTCCATTTTCAAGGAGTAGACAGAATATTGCTTAACATTTGATGGATTGGTTGTATTTGTAAGTCAAAGGTGATATTTATCTTTTTCATGAATAGTGATGGACAGTACTTGAGCTACTGGAAAGCACTTATAAAGATACCTGGTGGCATGGTGTTAATGAACATTCCAACATGGGTAGCAGCCGTAAAATACTTGGTGTAGCAGTTCAAGTATGCCTTTTGTTTGTCTATTgggaaaaattaatattttcccTTCGTAACTTGCGGTTGGAACACTTCTCCCCTAGCTTTTGAACTAGCCAATTTATATTACTCCTACATGATCGAGGACTTGAAGGGGGATCATTAAAGGGCCGAGCGAGAGAATGAAGAGAaagtatagattgagaaagTAACGTTAGCTACACCAGACCAGACacaccctctctttttttaatcctATTTCTTGCGACTAGGCAGGTCGAGGTCCTATGAGGTGCCCGCTACTCAGTGTACCAtcccaaaaggaaaaagatgcgTCTGTCAGGGGATTTGATTAACAACTGTTAACACTGTGTGAAATTGGGTTTTTTGACTTGTATGTTGCTCATGTTTGtccttttgtttttctattgCTCATCTTGTATCTTAATCAGTTGCGCAACCAATGACTCATAAATCACTCAAACGTGATAGTTACCCTTGACACACTGCACTTGGTTAGCTGTCCCTTGGAGATGCTCGGGCATACTATCTATCAACTGCCAAAAATGAATTGGGTGTTGTATCTGCGGAAAGCACAGCAGGTAAATTTCCATCCAGTTGCCCAGCAGTATTTGGAAAATTTattgtcacacacacacatgtgttCATGTGTCTGAGAATGACTTCGTATTCAGCGAATTAAAATTTTAGCTTGCAGTTTTAAGTGTTGAATGCGAAGCCtgtgtgcttattttttatttggataagAATGATTCTAGGGTGGGGCAACCATCATTGATAAGTATGGGAAAGATATATGAGGACATGTAGTTGCTTATGGCTTGTATATACCAAAGTTTTTCAGTGGTGAAAGCGCAAGGTAAGGCTGCTGACCTCTCATGAGGCGAGGTGTAAGCCTCAAGGCGTTGAGGCATAAGCCttcagaatttttattttttgttaaaaataaaaagattaattaaaaatacCATAGAAAGAGGGGATAGTGTTTGCGCCATACAAAGATAGCTaacaaagaacaagaaaatagtagataaaattcacaaaaaagCATGTTAAGGCTTAGAATTAGAAACATAGTACATTAATAGATCCAACTTTTAAAAGCACTCTCAGTCGTCTCGCAAATACGTGAAAACCCTTTGTCTTCAGCCCAATAACTTAATAATGAACCGACTCTTCTGATGCGTTCGCCTCCATCATCTGGGCAAAAAGGCGTGAAAAGCGTACTCCTCTAAATGCCTCCAATAGATGGGCGAACGCCTTTGTCGTGCTCTGCCTAAAAAAATCAATGCCTTGAGGCGTTTTTGATGTGCCTTGCCTTGAGGCGAGCCccaaattgcctttttaaacaTTGGTATATGCCTCATTTTGAATTTGTAATTACCTgatcaattaacaaaaaaaattattgcatgtTGATTTAGGTCGAATGAATGATACCTTCAGAGTTTTGTTGTCCATTCTTCTGTGATCTATAAGTATtgtgttgtttatttatttagcaGTTTATTTATCTGTttctccctccatcccaattgtTTGTCCTTTCATCCATTTTTGGGAAACCAACTGGTTAAACACAATCATTGCCCTTTACAAAATGCCCTTCAATTCATGTTGGACTTATCTCAACAGCGAAGAGCAAAAAGGGAATCTTGTAGGATTTTCGCTATTGAAaatggacaattattttggaacatcaaaaaatcaaatagtGAACAAACAAGATTGGATGCGAGGGGGTAGTTTTTATTGTCAGTAAGTCCGGTGATTTTCAGCAACAAAGACATTATATAGTTGAAATATAATGCAGGAGAAGGGAACACTGCGAAGCAAGGATCCCACTATACATCAGATACTAAAAGTAAatgaaaccaaacaaaaaaggaaaatgttaaATCTCACAATCTGCACTCTCAAGTTTCCAGCTATTACTATTCACAGAGGATTTCCTCTTTGCGGGAACCCAAAAAGAGGTCAAATAACAAATTGTCTCCACGGTAGGCCAATTCTTCCAACTTCAATGTGTGTGCCCGAGAGTGTTGTCATCCCATGTTCTTTTACTAATATGTCATTAGCCCACTTCTGCTGGAAGGTTTATATGAAATCTTTGTACTTTTAAGTTTAGCAGTCCTTGAGAATGTGAATGTATCTGCTACTTTTTTTTCCACTTGAAGAGCCACAATGTGCCTTCCTACAAGTGTTTACCTAGTTTGGAATATGCACGAGTCACACATTAAACTCCCCTCCCCCAGGTGATCTGTGATGTGTGCTAACCTGAGTTGATCTGTTCAAACTGTCACCTTAGGTGCAGCAATGGTCCCAATTAGTTGGACAGAGATGCAGTGCCCTCTGACAGGCCAAATTGAGCAGAGGAAAGTTGCTAAAACTGAGTCTTCATAATACCACATAATCAAGGATGGATTGGAAGTGATCTACGCCTGTAGCCAACTACTAATGCTTTGATGAAGGGACTCTGTATTGAGGTTAACGTAGTTTTATACATACCTTCTTATTTGATACTCAATGTGGCTTTGTTGAGCAACCATATTTTTTGCTGCAGTCTGTCGTTTTGACCTGCCTTTGCCAGCAATGTTGGTTCAACTGGTAAGGTTTATATGTTACTTTTTGGTCTCTAAGATTGTAGTGATCCTGATCCCCCAATTGCAAAATTAGAGAGAATCCATGTGGCTTTACATTAGGTTCTGGACTTATTTgctgtttttttcttctgtcCATTCATTGAAATTTTGAAGCCCTGACCCATATTGTGTTGGTTATCCTTATAAAAAAGGGTTGTGCGTTTAATCAAGATCTTTCTGGGGTTTCTTTCTTGTGATCATTTCTGACGAAGAGACCCTAACTCTGAATGCCTTGAGAAAAGGACAAGAATCTCTTATCGCAGCCCTATTAGGCTTTCTAGTTTGACTCTGTATGTTAGGTCTTGTATCGGAGTTCAGAGTTTTGATGAACTTGAACAATTGTGGTGTCCATGTGCTGTTTGGAAATTCTGAAATAGTTCATTAACTTGTTAAGGTAGTACCATGTAGCACATGCATACAGATGCATGGGACGATATCTCTGCTGATCTTATTGTCACAGTCATCTGTTGCTTGGACAATGTCTCTATTTTATATTTGTGCGAAGGGTATTCTAACCTCACTCTTGTTTGGATAATCATGTGGAGCGTAGATTGGTTTAGAAACAAATGACTGACATTGGATGAAGCTCCAACCTGAAAATATATTCTTACCTTTGAGGCCATACGTTACCTTTGACTGGCATCCTGTTCATTATCAAGCTTTCCTAGTACTTATCGTTCATGCTACTTTCAAAATTTTGCTTCCTCACAGTATCACACCTATTCTCATATACTAATTGTGACTTGCTAGACTTTGTATGCGTAAGATTCAGCTCCTCGCTGTTTCTGGTAGGTTTATGGGTAAGATCTGGCTTCTCGCTGTGTCTGGCGGGAAATGTTGATCTTCATTGCATCATCCGAATACAAAAGAAATAGTTTGCAACGTGATCCCTCAAGGTATTTTTAGTTATAAGACATTTCATCGGttcaattgatttatttttttgttatttcaatCGTTTTATCAGTCATTCTTCGTTGGCTTTCAATGTTTTTGCGCTCTCTCGGGAAGGCAGTTGAAGGGCGAAGCCATGCATTTGATAGTTCAAACAGATGAAAACTAGTAATTCTGCAGTACTGGGTTCATCTGCAACCAAGTCTTTCCCTGTTAGAGGCAAAACTTTCAGGGGGGTTTCCCTCTCTTTTATTGGCAAACGCATGAGCCAAGATGACCATGGTACCATTaaacccaaacaaaaccaaaaccaaaaccaaaccgtTTGTTCGGAGGATGTAGAAGCCGAAGGTGGACTATACCTGGATATAAAAATCCGGGTGGAGGGATATCCGATGTTTGTATAGTTTTTTCTACCTGGATAAATGAGCCTAAGGCTTTGAAATTTGCAACACTTAACTCTGGTCAAATAGATTCAGCTCCAGAGCAAGACGTTCTTGATCAACTGCCGAAGaggcaaaaaaacaaatcaattttacttTTGATCTTTTACTTATTGTAAGTTACCACTGGAGCTCGCCCTCACTGAAAATCGCCAGAACTCACTTACACTGCCTGCATATGCCGAAAAATTGACCCGAACAGAATTAGATATCCAACGTTGCACTGGAACTCACCCTTACCGAAATCCGCTAGAACTCACTGACAGCTAAAACATTAACCCGAACGGAATTAGATATCCAACGTTGtggaagaagggaaaaaagagagagaaactgatTAGATATCCAACTTTGTGGAAGAAGgtagggaagaaaaaaaagagagaaacttgaCGAAAAGCTTTCTTCGTTTGGTTTTCGTTACAAAGGGATGTGTGCGGGTCAGTTTTGGCGGATTATAAAACTAAAGTTTCAACCAATTCATAGTTGGCGGGTTGGATATATTTTCACTCAACCCGCACAACCTCAAAACCAACGATGGTTGGGTTTAGCGGTTTGGAACAACGGATTACGGCAAGTTGAGTTGGTTGCATGACGGATTAAGAAGACTTGCCACTACACAACTTATCACCCACTCAATCCAACTCGTTCCTCCTCCCTTACTGCAGGTGGCGGTATGGAATGGTTCATGTTGGATCGATTTGGCGGTTTTTAAGGGTGGTTGTGGGTCAATTTGGCGGTTTTGAGGGTGGTTGTGTGCACTccaaattttgtactccaaattcaTAAGGGAAATTTCGATTGTTGAAAATAAATgatataaaatgaaaaacaagtTCAAGAGTACAATTAAAATGGATATACTTCcctcttactccctccgtccctaaataagtgtccggtgcgcaaaactaggccttacaaaatatgcatgtttttcattaaaaaatttaattttttttcacaatctaatagaactcattgctatctattgatttgtgaaaaatttttgatttttttaacgaaagaAATACATCTTTTTAAAAGCCTAGGTTTGCACAtcagacacttatttagggacggagggagtattagataGATTGGAAACAACGCATATCTTTTAGCCCATATAGCCATTTGGCATAAGCAATTTTCTTTACTCttgtcttgttttctttttcttttcctcctgagGGATGTCCGTAGGCTGTATATTCAGTtagtctttttttaatttcaagttgttttacccaaaaaaaaaaagatataatagataagaaggaaaaaattcacttgttttttaaaaagtaataaCAACTTCATTAATAATAAAGAGTACAACCTATAGTGTGCAGCTAATATAACTGAAAAAAAGACATTTGCTCATAAGCCAAACAAATAACACTTTTAAATCAAGTGAAAGATACATGATCAGCAAGGTGATCACGGTATTTTCACAATTGGCGAAACTTCCCATAGAGACGGACAATTCACTTGTTCGCGATTCCCCCTcctattttcatgttttttataataaaaaaaaaaaatggattagtTTTTCTTGCTTGCTGTACGATTTTCCCTTCCACACTCTCTTGCTAACTTCCCAAGAACGCCCAAAAAGATTTCAGCGGCTGCAAGAGTGAGATGATGGCTTCTCCTCTCCACCTTCAACCCCCCACTCTCTCTACCACCCCCACCCATATCTTCATCCGAAGTACCCATCTTGTCCCTTCCCCAACAACCCATCTCagaccctcctcctcctcctcttcttcttcttactaCTACCGCAACAAGGCACACCTCAGCTTCTTCAAGTCCCTCACAGTAGTCCCGTTTGCCCTTACAGAATCAGAAGGCTCTTCCAAATCCCTTGACGAAGCAAACCAAGATCTCCAAGTCCAAACCCTCCTTCAAGAACTCGCGGTTATAACCCAacccacctttttttttattgcttattaTATTTTCGCATGAGTTGTAATTGCGGGTGCGAGCGAGCGGGGTCAAGCCGAGTTTTGTATTGTTTGAGCTCAGCTTGTTTACTCATGGAGCCTAAGCTCGAGGTCAAACAAGCCGAACCCGGTTCTTTTACTGAACAAGACtctgtaaatgagccgagcctgTACAAACGCCCGAGCTTGAGAGTGttgagctcggttcgtttgctaCACGAGCttaaaactcaagctcgagcttggctcgataACTAAGCGAGTTGTAATTGCGGGTGCAAACAAGCTGAGTTTTGTAgtgttcgagcttggcttggtttgtttactaaatgagcctaaAACCCGAGATCAATGTCAAACGAGCCGAACCTGTTTACTAAACAGGCCTCTATAAATGAGCCGACTCTATAAAAACGACTAAAAGTTGCTGAACCGAGCTTTAGAGTGATTGAGCTTGGTTCGTTTACTACACGAGCCTacaactcgagctcgagctcggcttgataGCTAAATGAGTCAAGCCGAGCTTTGAGCTGCTCTCGAGCAACTAGGTTTGTTTGCATTTGCGTATAAAGTTTAAGCAATAATTGGCTTTACTAATTTTTGCAGGAAAGTTTTGTTCTTCCAGCGGATTACTTTGGGCAGCTGCCTCGGGATCTTCGATTGGATGTAAGTGGAATTTGTAGGGCATAGTTTAGTTTTGAGAAATAGAtgtttgttttgtgtgtattttgtCTCTAATTAGAAGTTCTTTGGGTGATGTTTCGAAAATGGTGAAGTTGAACGATGCAGCTTTCGATCTTTCTAGTGGCGCAATCATTGATGAGGTTAGCTGTTGTTATCCATTAGCTCTGTTTTTAGGTATTTCTTCTGTTTTCCTGGGTGAATCTCACCCAAGAATCAAGATTCTTGTATGCAACTTACATTAAAAAATGTGTAGTGGAGTGGCAACAAAGGACGCGAAGATGGaatcctttttattttctttcttcagtAATTGATACGAACTTAGAGGCCAACTCCAATTGATTGAGACACAGGGCTTAGTTTGGTGTGATTTatgcaacaacaacaataactgTACCATTTAACTCCCAATGGATGGGGTACGGACAATGAGGGCAgtaatatgcacaaagtgattACTCTCAAAATGTTTTACCACTGAAATGGAGGCCCTCTATACCTCCAAAAGTGGAGAAACTCAAGGGACGCCATGCCGTGGAACcatacccccaaatcaaagccaaaaggcatttggtttggttttatgtcACTTAGAGTTTCAAAAACCTTTCTGGTGGTACTGTTTTCTTATGGAAACATAACCTTCTTGTATCAAttcctttatttcttttgtAAGGATAGACATTCTTGTATCAATTCTAGACCCATAAAAGTTTTGGAAACCATGTGACTACCATCAAATTCCAACAAAATACTGCTAACCCTTAAATCATATTCAAGACGTATACCTGTCTAGGATGTAGTTTTTCATCTCTGGAAGCTATACAGACTTTGCAGACTTGTGAAAGGGTCATTGTAAAGTACATAATGCTCAAAactttgtttacttttttcatCTGGAAGCTACACCGACTTTGCATAGTTGTGGACGGGTCATTGTAAAGTACTTAATGCTCAAAACTTTGTTTACTTTGATGTGATGGTCACTCATACTGTACAGTCTACAGGAAGTTGCTTGTACTGTGTCTGATACCCACGGGTTTTGTGCTGTGGATATTACTCCACTACAATATTttgaaggggagagagagagagagagagagagagagagagaggatttcatAATTCCTGTTAATAACAAGATACAATACcgttttgaagtttttgattcCACGTTTCCAACTGAGCAAAGATCTCCTCTTCCGTGATCCTTCAGCAGAATCAGCACTTTAAAATACCAATTTCGTATTTTCGTACCATAAACTCCCTGGATAACTCAGATGTCCAAATTAATATTAATTCGTGGAACACAAACTATTTGTGGTTTCACATACAACATATTTGATGTTGGTTAGTTCCTTCAGCTTGTTCTGTGTTTTCGTATCAAATTTCTTGGTTAGATACGTTCAATCTAGCAAGGTAGAATACAAACTGCAGAATAGATGGGGGGAACAGTAACATAACACATGATAAGAAACGAAGAAAAAATGCTCATTCCAAGCAGCAAGCAATAACTGATGCTCACTTCTTCCCAGAGGTAATATTTTGTTTCAGAATAGGACTGATTGTTGGCACCTGAACCAGAGAAACATACACAGAAAT
It encodes:
- the LOC131326772 gene encoding uncharacterized protein LOC131326772; this translates as MQERDGSKEEEELVTPGEVLGKASELKAGRGAYVAPHGNTVYAALTGRRSLIPPPPDSSDQRPTVEVTGHKAHGAVPEPGSIVIARVTKVMVRMASADIMCVGPKSVREKFTGSIRQQDVRATEIDKVDMHSSFRPGDIVRALVLSLGDARAYYLSTAKNELGVVSAESTAGAAMVPISWTEMQCPLTGQIEQRKVAKTESS